From Diospyros lotus cultivar Yz01 chromosome 4, ASM1463336v1, whole genome shotgun sequence, a single genomic window includes:
- the LOC127800435 gene encoding uncharacterized protein LOC127800435 isoform X2 — MVIMAKVSKVHQKSNSRCRKVASDSLSSHLSKVLKNVHQKKKGSKVLKKKEWENATCSVCMEYPHNSVLLLCSSYNNGCRPYMCATSDRYSNCLEQYKKAYTKVTSVQMSEPSHESIDHLFFSPGLGCPNEKREVPELLCPLCRGQVKGWTVVEPARKYFNTKRRTCAQDNCSFVGTYKELRKHARVEHPLARPREVDPSLAEKWKRLEHERERDDVISTIRSSMPGAIVIGDYVIETNNRFFPGGYNMGDYLGDAIVRFESFGGGRNGHVNSDELFGGGYHLWDEEDDVEMDRDGLVPASVRFDDNYTSRFTRYRSRFLSRRMRRRRRRGATNGGR; from the coding sequence GTTATTATGGCAAAAGTCAGCAAGGTTCATCAGAAGTCTAATTCTCGATGTCGTAAGGTTGCCTCAGATTCCTTATCATCTCATTTGTCGAAGGTTTTGAAAAATGTGCACCAAAAGAAGAAGGGTTCAAAAgtattgaagaagaaagagtggGAGAACGCAACTTGCTCAGTTTGTATGGAATACCCTCACAATTCTGTTCTGCTCCTTTGCTCTTCTTACAACAATGGTTGCCGCCCTTATATGTGTGCCACTAGTGATCGCTATTCCAACTGTCTTGAGCAGTACAAGAAAGCTTACACTAAAGTTACTTCAGTCCAGATGTCAGAACCATCTCATGAATCCATAGATCACTTGTTTTTTAGTCCAGGGTTAGGCTGTCCTAATGAAAAGAGGGAAGTACCAGAGCTTTTGTGTCCACTTTGCCGAGGTCAGGTGAAAGGTTGGACAGTTGTGGAACCAGCACGCAAGTATTTTAATACTAAGAGGAGGACCTGTGCACAAGATAACTGCTCATTTGTTGGAACTTACAAAGAACTGAGGAAGCATGCAAGGGTAGAGCATCCATTGGCACGCCCAAGAGAAGTGGACCCTTCACTAGCAGAGAAATGGAAACGGCTTGAGCATGAGAGAGAGCGAGATGATGTGATCAGTACTATCAGATCATCTATGCCAGGGGCAATTGTAATTGGTGATTATGTAATAGAGACGAACAATCGTTTCTTTCCTGGGGGCTACAATATGGGTGACTATCTGGGTGATGCTATTGTCAGGTTTGAATCATTTGGTGGAGGCAGGAATGGTCATGTCAACTCGGACGAGTTGTTTGGGGGTGGTTATCACTTGTGGGATGAGGAGGATGATGTCGAGATGGATCGTGATGGCCTTGTACCTGCCTCTGTTCGTTTTGATGATAATTATACCTCCCGCTTCACCCGCTACCGCAGCAGGTTCTTGTCAAGGAGGATGAGGCGACGGCGGAGGCGCGGAGCAACAAATGGAGGTAGATAA
- the LOC127800435 gene encoding uncharacterized protein LOC127800435 isoform X1: MIYHEKVIMAKVSKVHQKSNSRCRKVASDSLSSHLSKVLKNVHQKKKGSKVLKKKEWENATCSVCMEYPHNSVLLLCSSYNNGCRPYMCATSDRYSNCLEQYKKAYTKVTSVQMSEPSHESIDHLFFSPGLGCPNEKREVPELLCPLCRGQVKGWTVVEPARKYFNTKRRTCAQDNCSFVGTYKELRKHARVEHPLARPREVDPSLAEKWKRLEHERERDDVISTIRSSMPGAIVIGDYVIETNNRFFPGGYNMGDYLGDAIVRFESFGGGRNGHVNSDELFGGGYHLWDEEDDVEMDRDGLVPASVRFDDNYTSRFTRYRSRFLSRRMRRRRRRGATNGGR, from the coding sequence GTTATTATGGCAAAAGTCAGCAAGGTTCATCAGAAGTCTAATTCTCGATGTCGTAAGGTTGCCTCAGATTCCTTATCATCTCATTTGTCGAAGGTTTTGAAAAATGTGCACCAAAAGAAGAAGGGTTCAAAAgtattgaagaagaaagagtggGAGAACGCAACTTGCTCAGTTTGTATGGAATACCCTCACAATTCTGTTCTGCTCCTTTGCTCTTCTTACAACAATGGTTGCCGCCCTTATATGTGTGCCACTAGTGATCGCTATTCCAACTGTCTTGAGCAGTACAAGAAAGCTTACACTAAAGTTACTTCAGTCCAGATGTCAGAACCATCTCATGAATCCATAGATCACTTGTTTTTTAGTCCAGGGTTAGGCTGTCCTAATGAAAAGAGGGAAGTACCAGAGCTTTTGTGTCCACTTTGCCGAGGTCAGGTGAAAGGTTGGACAGTTGTGGAACCAGCACGCAAGTATTTTAATACTAAGAGGAGGACCTGTGCACAAGATAACTGCTCATTTGTTGGAACTTACAAAGAACTGAGGAAGCATGCAAGGGTAGAGCATCCATTGGCACGCCCAAGAGAAGTGGACCCTTCACTAGCAGAGAAATGGAAACGGCTTGAGCATGAGAGAGAGCGAGATGATGTGATCAGTACTATCAGATCATCTATGCCAGGGGCAATTGTAATTGGTGATTATGTAATAGAGACGAACAATCGTTTCTTTCCTGGGGGCTACAATATGGGTGACTATCTGGGTGATGCTATTGTCAGGTTTGAATCATTTGGTGGAGGCAGGAATGGTCATGTCAACTCGGACGAGTTGTTTGGGGGTGGTTATCACTTGTGGGATGAGGAGGATGATGTCGAGATGGATCGTGATGGCCTTGTACCTGCCTCTGTTCGTTTTGATGATAATTATACCTCCCGCTTCACCCGCTACCGCAGCAGGTTCTTGTCAAGGAGGATGAGGCGACGGCGGAGGCGCGGAGCAACAAATGGAGGTAGATAA
- the LOC127800435 gene encoding uncharacterized protein LOC127800435 isoform X3 translates to MAKVSKVHQKSNSRCRKVASDSLSSHLSKVLKNVHQKKKGSKVLKKKEWENATCSVCMEYPHNSVLLLCSSYNNGCRPYMCATSDRYSNCLEQYKKAYTKVTSVQMSEPSHESIDHLFFSPGLGCPNEKREVPELLCPLCRGQVKGWTVVEPARKYFNTKRRTCAQDNCSFVGTYKELRKHARVEHPLARPREVDPSLAEKWKRLEHERERDDVISTIRSSMPGAIVIGDYVIETNNRFFPGGYNMGDYLGDAIVRFESFGGGRNGHVNSDELFGGGYHLWDEEDDVEMDRDGLVPASVRFDDNYTSRFTRYRSRFLSRRMRRRRRRGATNGGR, encoded by the coding sequence ATGGCAAAAGTCAGCAAGGTTCATCAGAAGTCTAATTCTCGATGTCGTAAGGTTGCCTCAGATTCCTTATCATCTCATTTGTCGAAGGTTTTGAAAAATGTGCACCAAAAGAAGAAGGGTTCAAAAgtattgaagaagaaagagtggGAGAACGCAACTTGCTCAGTTTGTATGGAATACCCTCACAATTCTGTTCTGCTCCTTTGCTCTTCTTACAACAATGGTTGCCGCCCTTATATGTGTGCCACTAGTGATCGCTATTCCAACTGTCTTGAGCAGTACAAGAAAGCTTACACTAAAGTTACTTCAGTCCAGATGTCAGAACCATCTCATGAATCCATAGATCACTTGTTTTTTAGTCCAGGGTTAGGCTGTCCTAATGAAAAGAGGGAAGTACCAGAGCTTTTGTGTCCACTTTGCCGAGGTCAGGTGAAAGGTTGGACAGTTGTGGAACCAGCACGCAAGTATTTTAATACTAAGAGGAGGACCTGTGCACAAGATAACTGCTCATTTGTTGGAACTTACAAAGAACTGAGGAAGCATGCAAGGGTAGAGCATCCATTGGCACGCCCAAGAGAAGTGGACCCTTCACTAGCAGAGAAATGGAAACGGCTTGAGCATGAGAGAGAGCGAGATGATGTGATCAGTACTATCAGATCATCTATGCCAGGGGCAATTGTAATTGGTGATTATGTAATAGAGACGAACAATCGTTTCTTTCCTGGGGGCTACAATATGGGTGACTATCTGGGTGATGCTATTGTCAGGTTTGAATCATTTGGTGGAGGCAGGAATGGTCATGTCAACTCGGACGAGTTGTTTGGGGGTGGTTATCACTTGTGGGATGAGGAGGATGATGTCGAGATGGATCGTGATGGCCTTGTACCTGCCTCTGTTCGTTTTGATGATAATTATACCTCCCGCTTCACCCGCTACCGCAGCAGGTTCTTGTCAAGGAGGATGAGGCGACGGCGGAGGCGCGGAGCAACAAATGGAGGTAGATAA